TACAGCTCTTTTTCCATGCTCTCGGACACCAGGTCGAGCGTCTTCACGGCCGAATCGGGCGAGTTGCCCGTGCCGACGATGCTGATGACCAGGCCCGAGCCGATCGCGTTGGTCGAGCTGATCATGTAATCCTTGTCGGCCCCCTGGCTGATCAACCCCTGGCGGACCAGGCCGCCCGACACCCGCTGGGCCAGCACGTCGACCACCACGGACGGGTTGGGCAGTCGCAGGTACGGGTTGTTGGCGTTGACCTTGAGAAGCGCCGGATCCCGGGCGATCGCGGCATCGCTCGGCTGCGGAGGCGGGGCGATCAGCACATACTGCGCCTGCGACTCGTACCGCGGCGCTATCCCGAAGGCGACGAAGGCGTTCCCGGCGATCAGCACTGCGAACACTGCCAGCACGATCAGCTTGTGGCGTCGCACGGTCGTGAACAGG
The nucleotide sequence above comes from Micromonospora luteifusca. Encoded proteins:
- a CDS encoding Wzz/FepE/Etk N-terminal domain-containing protein gives rise to the protein MDLLALFTTVRRHKLIVLAVFAVLIAGNAFVAFGIAPRYESQAQYVLIAPPPQPSDAAIARDPALLKVNANNPYLRLPNPSVVVDVLAQRVSGGLVRQGLISQGADKDYMISSTNAIGSGLVISIVGTGNSPDSAVKTLDLVSESMEKELYDMQKVDGADDKYLFQALPINPPTDPTRKVTGTIRSMIAVSAACLVLLFGMISIAEAVGPRRTKQVVPFDGPDAHREATEPTKAPVVPPRANASDLTIVLPRVRGAEQQGPASQRPKRD